The proteins below come from a single Roseiflexus sp. RS-1 genomic window:
- a CDS encoding AAA family ATPase, producing the protein MALEDALRRALCDGPPRLALCQRGSLDPLAYWLARGWAEEFFACTATTRQEYYARYAVVIHLVTAAEGALRAYRRYPAAHRGETPEEAVHLNHLLRRVWGGHPLHPSAQPERQHHPHLTCQSMKQSLEFTFFVGVGIFYNTIVIVAYGSFPGCVR; encoded by the coding sequence ATGGCTCTGGAGGACGCCCTGCGCCGCGCCCTGTGCGATGGCCCGCCACGGCTGGCGCTGTGTCAGCGCGGCAGTCTGGATCCGCTGGCGTACTGGCTGGCGCGCGGCTGGGCAGAGGAGTTCTTTGCCTGCACCGCCACCACCCGCCAGGAATACTACGCCCGCTACGCTGTCGTTATCCATCTGGTCACCGCGGCGGAGGGCGCGTTGCGTGCTTATCGGCGCTACCCCGCAGCGCACCGCGGCGAAACGCCCGAGGAGGCAGTGCATCTGAATCATCTCCTGCGGCGCGTTTGGGGCGGGCATCCGCTGCACCCGTCAGCACAGCCCGAGCGTCAACATCATCCGCACCTTACCTGCCAGTCGATGAAGCAGTCATTGGAGTTTACCTTTTTCGTCGGTGTAGGAATTTTCTACAATACTATCGTCATTGTAGCGTATGGCTCATTTCCTGGGTGCGTAAGGTGA
- a CDS encoding HEAT repeat domain-containing protein: MKKKVEEMKSQRDVQALIEVLGHAKDEQVRQAALEALIEIALSLAAEKEAREIEDFFQRLLQAGTPGEASPQTPPEDENAARYQAAIQALGEIGATAIAQLLSALKNPQKRRYAAQILEQIGWQPGLDENGALYWIAKGEWDRCAALGGIAIAPLLLVLQEQDNETRRAAAHVLGQIGDARAVEPLLDLLVDQDPKVRRAAIEAIGRIGDPHTVEALELALQDREGSVRLAATRALGQIGSPRAVEALIATLQGRFAHRLLLEELDKMKSEDAHQIAALLSSWDENSAPVHLLLQQALKAASHPFVVYLLTTILTEWKNERASAIEALGRIGDSRAVEPLIAALKDEDVNVRWPAARALGEIKDTRAIKPLIAALKDWHSNVRKAAAKALVKIGTPAVELLIAALRDEDERVRQAAAEALDHLGWKPARDENAAWYWATKGKWNACVDIGAPAVQPLITSLRTNDPYMRRDVAQALVRLYQKAGISQEDREQILAVRDRLIRIHDDQPHIDRSRDCSRPHTDTELGVEFPL, translated from the coding sequence CAGGCTGCGCTTGAAGCGCTGATCGAGATTGCGCTCTCCCTGGCTGCCGAAAAGGAAGCCAGAGAAATCGAAGATTTTTTTCAGCGATTGCTTCAGGCAGGCACGCCAGGCGAGGCATCCCCCCAAACGCCGCCTGAGGACGAAAACGCGGCGCGATACCAGGCCGCCATCCAGGCGCTGGGAGAAATCGGGGCAACTGCCATTGCGCAACTCCTCAGCGCACTGAAGAATCCACAAAAGCGTCGTTACGCCGCCCAAATCCTGGAGCAAATCGGCTGGCAGCCTGGGCTGGATGAAAACGGCGCTCTGTATTGGATCGCAAAAGGCGAATGGGATAGATGCGCCGCGCTCGGTGGGATTGCCATAGCGCCGCTGTTACTCGTCCTTCAGGAACAGGACAACGAAACGCGCCGGGCTGCTGCCCATGTCTTGGGACAAATCGGCGATGCCCGCGCCGTAGAGCCGCTCCTTGATTTACTCGTGGATCAGGACCCAAAGGTGCGCCGGGCAGCCATCGAAGCCATTGGCCGGATTGGCGATCCCCACACCGTTGAGGCGCTTGAACTGGCGCTCCAGGACAGGGAGGGGAGCGTACGCCTGGCGGCGACGAGAGCCTTGGGGCAAATTGGCAGCCCGCGCGCGGTGGAAGCGCTGATCGCTACCTTGCAGGGCAGGTTCGCGCATAGACTTCTTCTGGAAGAACTGGACAAGATGAAATCGGAAGATGCTCACCAGATTGCGGCGCTTCTCAGCTCTTGGGATGAAAACAGCGCGCCTGTGCATCTTCTTCTCCAACAAGCGCTGAAAGCAGCCAGCCATCCGTTTGTCGTCTATTTGCTTACCACAATCCTGACCGAATGGAAGAACGAGCGTGCTTCTGCTATAGAGGCGCTGGGGCGAATTGGCGATTCCCGCGCCGTGGAACCGCTCATCGCTGCGCTCAAGGACGAGGACGTGAATGTGCGCTGGCCCGCCGCCCGTGCGTTGGGAGAAATCAAAGACACCCGCGCCATCAAGCCGCTCATCGCCGCGCTCAAGGATTGGCATAGCAATGTGCGCAAAGCCGCCGCCAAAGCGCTGGTCAAAATCGGCACACCAGCCGTGGAGCTGCTCATCGCCGCGCTCAGGGACGAGGACGAGAGGGTGCGCCAGGCCGCCGCCGAAGCGCTGGATCATCTGGGCTGGAAACCTGCCCGAGACGAAAATGCAGCGTGGTATTGGGCAACCAAGGGTAAGTGGAACGCGTGCGTGGATATCGGCGCACCTGCTGTGCAGCCACTTATTACAAGCCTGCGCACAAATGACCCCTACATGCGTAGAGACGTGGCGCAGGCATTGGTAAGACTGTATCAAAAGGCCGGTATTTCTCAAGAGGACCGAGAGCAAATTTTGGCAGTTCGTGACCGCTTGATACGTATTCATGATGACCAACCCCATATAGATCGATCTAGGGATTGCTCTAGACCACATACTGATACAGAGCTGGGCGTGGAATTCCCCTTATGA
- a CDS encoding 2-oxoglutarate dehydrogenase E1 component — protein sequence MPSDTRFHGPNAGYVIELYERYRTDPASVDPETRAFFAQWSPEEALPTATPAPAIPVTIDLSTTPDIDMSKAHIGPTSPIDVTHTVAAARLIRYIRELGHLAARIDPLGRDPPGDPGLDAAIHDVNDADLALLPAHIVRGPLAAESRNALEGVQKLRSVYCGTIGYETDHVQVFEERAWIREAVESRRFFYGFDAVRKRELLERLTEAETFERYLHQTFVGQKRFSIEGCDMLIPMLDSIIRNAATGGVHEVVIGMAHRGRLNVLAHILGKPYSAILSEFLLAGRDAALSPEGRGAPGWVGDVKYHLGARRAFREAGIEQMPITLAPNPSHLEFVNPVVAGRARAAQETCDQAGAPLQNRHASLPILIHGDAAFPGQGIVAETLNLSNLAGYSTGGTIHIIVNNQIGFTTSPHEGRSTLYASDLAKGFEIPIVHVNADDVEGCIAVARMAYAYRERFGKDFLIDLVGYRRWGHNEGDEPAFTQPRMYAIIARHPTVREQWASKLIAEGVVSATEAEEMVRKVWDRLQQARSDAEAHPHFEEPPPLPPPGIARRTHTAVSAERLTALNEALLQWPPGFRVHPRLERMLERRRTALHMPGAIDWAHAEALAFASLLEEGIPIRLTGQDVERGTFSQRHLVLHDVQTDERWCALQALPQAHASFAVYNSPLSEAAALGFEFGYSAHNPRALVIWEAQFGDFANGAQVIIDQFIVSARKKWGQTPALVMLLPHGYEGQGPEHSSARLERFLQLAAEDNIRVANCTTAAQYFHLLRRQALLLNTDPRPLIIMTPKSLLRHPRAGSSLHDLSEGRFQRVIDDPQARERPADVARLVLCSGKIYVDLLSANDTPLTNGVAVVRLEELYSFPVDELRAVLQGYPHLQEVVWLQEEPENMGAWRYVAPRLRELIGPDMTLSYVGRAESASPSEGSLALHLIEQQRLIAEALRAPAVEKYR from the coding sequence ATGCCTTCAGATACACGTTTTCACGGCCCGAACGCCGGGTATGTGATCGAACTCTACGAACGGTATCGCACCGATCCCGCATCGGTCGATCCGGAAACGCGCGCCTTCTTTGCGCAGTGGTCGCCGGAAGAGGCGTTGCCGACAGCGACGCCTGCCCCCGCAATCCCTGTGACCATCGACCTTTCGACGACGCCGGACATTGACATGTCCAAAGCGCACATTGGACCAACATCGCCAATCGATGTCACCCATACCGTCGCTGCCGCCCGTCTCATTCGCTATATCCGCGAACTGGGGCATCTGGCGGCGCGGATCGATCCGCTTGGCCGCGATCCTCCCGGCGATCCAGGTCTCGATGCCGCGATCCACGATGTCAACGATGCTGACCTGGCGCTCCTGCCCGCCCATATTGTGCGTGGACCGCTGGCGGCAGAGTCGCGCAATGCGCTCGAAGGGGTTCAGAAACTGCGCTCCGTCTACTGCGGCACAATCGGCTACGAAACGGATCACGTGCAGGTTTTCGAGGAGCGCGCCTGGATTCGTGAAGCGGTCGAGAGTCGCCGGTTTTTCTACGGCTTCGATGCCGTGCGCAAACGTGAATTACTCGAGCGTCTGACCGAAGCCGAAACCTTCGAGCGGTATCTGCACCAGACCTTCGTCGGGCAGAAACGGTTTTCGATCGAAGGATGCGACATGCTGATCCCAATGCTCGACTCGATCATTCGCAATGCGGCGACCGGCGGGGTGCACGAGGTGGTGATCGGCATGGCGCACCGCGGGCGATTGAACGTCCTGGCGCACATTCTCGGCAAACCATACAGCGCCATTCTCAGCGAGTTTTTGCTGGCGGGGCGTGATGCAGCGCTTTCGCCGGAAGGACGCGGCGCGCCTGGCTGGGTTGGCGATGTGAAATACCACCTCGGCGCCCGCCGTGCATTCCGCGAAGCAGGGATCGAGCAGATGCCGATCACTCTGGCGCCCAACCCCAGCCATCTGGAGTTCGTCAATCCGGTTGTCGCCGGGCGCGCGCGCGCCGCCCAGGAAACATGCGATCAGGCTGGCGCGCCGCTTCAGAACAGGCACGCCTCGCTTCCGATCCTCATCCACGGCGATGCTGCGTTTCCGGGGCAGGGGATCGTCGCCGAGACGCTCAACCTCTCCAACCTCGCCGGATACAGCACCGGCGGAACCATTCACATTATCGTCAATAATCAGATCGGGTTCACCACATCGCCGCACGAGGGACGCTCGACCCTGTACGCCAGCGACCTGGCGAAGGGGTTTGAAATCCCAATTGTGCACGTCAACGCCGATGATGTCGAAGGGTGTATTGCGGTTGCGCGCATGGCATACGCCTATCGCGAACGGTTCGGCAAAGACTTTCTGATCGACCTGGTCGGCTATCGCCGCTGGGGGCATAACGAGGGCGATGAACCGGCATTTACGCAACCACGCATGTATGCCATCATTGCCCGCCATCCGACCGTCCGCGAGCAATGGGCGTCGAAACTGATCGCCGAAGGAGTGGTGTCTGCTACCGAAGCGGAGGAGATGGTCAGGAAGGTGTGGGACAGGTTGCAACAGGCGCGCAGCGACGCCGAAGCCCACCCGCACTTTGAGGAGCCGCCGCCGTTGCCGCCGCCCGGTATTGCGCGTCGTACCCACACCGCCGTGTCAGCAGAACGGTTGACGGCGCTCAATGAGGCGTTGCTCCAGTGGCCCCCCGGCTTCCGTGTCCATCCGCGCCTGGAACGGATGCTGGAACGACGGCGCACTGCGCTCCATATGCCAGGCGCTATCGATTGGGCGCACGCCGAGGCGCTGGCGTTTGCATCACTGCTGGAAGAGGGAATTCCGATCCGCCTGACCGGGCAGGATGTCGAGCGTGGCACGTTCAGCCAGCGCCACCTGGTGCTGCACGATGTGCAAACCGATGAACGCTGGTGTGCGCTTCAGGCGCTGCCACAGGCGCACGCCTCATTTGCAGTCTACAACAGTCCGCTCTCCGAGGCTGCCGCGCTGGGGTTCGAGTTTGGCTATTCGGCGCATAATCCGCGTGCGCTCGTCATCTGGGAGGCGCAGTTTGGCGACTTTGCCAATGGGGCGCAGGTTATTATCGACCAGTTTATCGTGTCGGCGCGCAAGAAGTGGGGACAAACGCCAGCGCTGGTTATGCTGTTGCCCCACGGCTACGAAGGGCAGGGCCCGGAACATTCCAGCGCGCGTCTCGAACGCTTTTTGCAACTCGCTGCCGAAGACAACATTCGCGTGGCGAACTGTACGACGGCAGCGCAGTATTTCCACCTGCTGCGACGTCAGGCGCTGCTGCTGAATACTGACCCGCGCCCGCTGATCATCATGACGCCCAAGAGTCTGCTGCGCCACCCGCGTGCTGGCTCGTCGCTGCACGACCTCAGTGAGGGGCGTTTCCAGCGTGTGATCGACGATCCGCAGGCGCGCGAACGTCCTGCCGATGTGGCGCGCCTGGTGCTCTGCTCCGGCAAAATCTACGTCGATCTGCTCAGCGCCAACGATACGCCGCTGACAAACGGCGTCGCCGTGGTGCGTCTCGAAGAGTTGTACTCCTTCCCCGTGGACGAATTGCGTGCAGTGCTGCAAGGCTATCCTCACCTTCAGGAAGTCGTCTGGTTGCAGGAGGAACCGGAAAACATGGGAGCGTGGCGCTACGTCGCGCCACGCCTGCGCGAACTGATCGGTCCCGATATGACTCTCAGTTATGTCGGGCGTGCTGAGTCGGCGAGCCCATCGGAAGGGTCGCTGGCATTGCACCTGATCGAACAGCAACGGTTAATCGCCGAAGCGCTGCGCGCGCCAGCTGTCGAAAAGTATCGATAA